The Equus caballus isolate H_3958 breed thoroughbred chromosome 12, TB-T2T, whole genome shotgun sequence genome contains a region encoding:
- the OR9Q1B gene encoding olfactory receptor family 9 subfamily Q member 1B (The RefSeq protein has 2 substitutions compared to this genomic sequence), translating to MENKNLTLVTEFLLIAFTDYPGWTLPLFFLFLFIYLITLLGNLGMIILIRVDLRLHTPMYFLLSHLSFMDICYSSVTVPQMMAMLLEHGIVLSYTRCAAQFFLFTFFGSIDCYLLALMAYDRYVAVCQPLLYVTIMTQKARLGFVTGAYIAGLFSALVRTVSAFTLSFCGTNEINFIFCDLPPLLKLTCGDSYTQEVVIIVFAIFVIPACMVVILVSYLFIILAIMRISSARGRAKTFSTCASHLTTVLLFFGTLIFMYLRDDSGRSPQEDQVVSVFYTTVIPMLNPLIYSLRNKEVKEALRKILNRAKLS from the coding sequence ATGGAAAACAAGAACCTCACCTTGGTGACTGAATTCCTCCTTATTGCATTCACTGACTATCCTGGATGGAcactccctctcttcttcctgtttctatttatctatctcaTCACCTTATTGGGGAACTTGGGCATGATTATCCTGATCCGCGTGGATCTCCGACTCCACACCCCAATGTACTTCCTTCTGAGTCACCTCTCCTTCATGGACATCTGCTACTCATCTGTCACTGTGCCTCAGATGATGGCCGTGTTGTTGGAGCATGGGACAGTTTTATCCTACACACGCTGTGCTGCGCAGTTCTTCCTCTTCACCTTCTTTGGATCCATTGACTGCTACCTTCTGGCcctcatggcctatgaccgctatgtggctgTATGCCAACCTCTGCTTTACGTCACCATCATGACGCAGAAGGCTCGTTTGGGTTTTGTGACTGGAGCTTACATTGCTGGTCTCTTCAGTGCCTTGGTGAGAACAGTCTCAGCTTTCACTCTCTCCTTCTGTGGAACCAATGAGATCAACTTCATTTTCTGTGACCTCCCTCCTCTTTTAAAGCTGACCTGTGGGGATAGCTATACGCAGGAAGTAGTAATTATCGTGTTTGCCATTTTTGTCATTCCTGCCTGCATGGTGGTGATCTTGGTGTCCTACCTGTTTATCATCTTGGCCATTATGCGGATCTCCTCAGCTAGAGGCAGGGCCAAGACCTTTTCTACGTGTGCTTCCCACCTTACCACTGTGTTACTCTTCTTTGGCACCCTCATCTTCATGTATCTGAGAGATGACTCTGGCCGGTCCCCACAGGAGGATCAGGTGGTGTCTGTGTTCTATACCACAGTGATTCCCATGTTGAATCccctcatctacagcctgaggaacaaggaagtgaaggaggccCTGAGGAAAATTCTAAACAGAGCCAAGTTGTCCTAA